The Ancylobacter sp. WKF20 genome contains a region encoding:
- the cysW gene encoding sulfate ABC transporter permease subunit CysW — protein MSTSRSKASPASGRIRVGDGPLTRRLLIGAVLAVTALVLVAPLLAIFAEAFRHGVGAYAASFADPSTRYAIWLTVLTALIVVPINVAFGIAAAWAIAKFHFPGRNLLVALVELPFSISPIIAGVAYLFVYGAQGLLGPWLEAHDIKIMFAIPAIILASLFVTAPFVARELIPLMIAQGSEEEEAAVTLGAGGWRILRQVTLPNVRFALLYGAALCNARVMGEFGAVSVVSGNIRGQTNTLPLQIELLYQDNNAIAAFAIATILTAVALVTLVAKAIIERLDARRAALTGAPTPKVAAKAGH, from the coding sequence TCGGCGCCGTGCTGGCGGTGACGGCGCTGGTTCTGGTCGCCCCGCTGCTCGCCATCTTCGCCGAGGCGTTCCGCCATGGCGTCGGGGCCTATGCCGCCTCCTTCGCCGATCCCTCGACGCGCTACGCCATCTGGCTCACCGTGCTCACCGCGCTGATCGTGGTGCCGATCAATGTGGCCTTCGGCATCGCCGCCGCCTGGGCCATCGCCAAGTTCCATTTCCCCGGCCGCAACCTCCTGGTGGCGCTGGTGGAACTGCCCTTCTCCATCTCGCCGATCATCGCCGGCGTCGCCTATCTCTTCGTCTATGGTGCGCAGGGCCTCTTGGGCCCGTGGCTGGAGGCGCATGATATCAAGATCATGTTCGCCATTCCCGCCATCATCCTGGCCAGCCTGTTCGTCACCGCGCCCTTCGTGGCGCGCGAGCTGATCCCGCTGATGATCGCGCAGGGCTCGGAAGAGGAGGAAGCGGCGGTGACGCTCGGCGCCGGCGGCTGGCGCATCCTGCGGCAGGTGACGCTGCCCAATGTGCGCTTCGCCCTGCTCTATGGCGCGGCGCTCTGCAATGCGCGGGTGATGGGCGAGTTCGGCGCGGTCTCGGTGGTCTCCGGCAATATTCGCGGCCAGACCAACACGCTGCCGCTGCAGATCGAGCTGCTCTATCAGGACAACAACGCCATCGCCGCCTTCGCCATCGCGACGATCCTCACCGCCGTGGCGCTGGTGACGCTGGTGGCCAAGGCGATCATCGAGCGACTCGACGCCCGCCGCGCCGCGCTCACCGGCGCCCCGACGCCCAAGGTCGCGGCGAAGGCAGGGCATTGA
- a CDS encoding ornithine cyclodeaminase family protein, whose protein sequence is MEGLRLVSAEEIGRLLTFPALIDALDNAFRRRIVTPVRHHHHVERPGGDGTLLLMPAWSADGTEDDVMGTKLVSVFPGNNARGLDSVIGLYVLNSAATGEPRAVMDGRTLTVWRTAAASALAARYLAREDASRLTIIGAGALAPYLARAHASVRPIRTVTIWNRTLERADALAATLRTEGFDARAEADRGAAIADADIVSSATLSAAPLVEGRYLRPGQHVDLVGGFTPTMREADDEAIRRARVYVDTRAGAGKEAGDIVIPLASGVLTPQAIQGDLFELAAGTAPRRGGAEEITLFKSVGTAIEDLAAAELVWKALKG, encoded by the coding sequence ATGGAGGGGCTGCGCCTTGTCTCGGCCGAGGAAATCGGCCGGCTCCTTACCTTTCCCGCGCTGATCGACGCGCTCGACAACGCCTTCCGGCGCCGCATCGTCACGCCGGTGCGCCATCATCACCATGTCGAGCGCCCCGGCGGCGACGGCACGCTGCTGCTGATGCCGGCCTGGAGCGCCGACGGCACGGAAGACGACGTGATGGGCACCAAGCTCGTCTCGGTCTTTCCCGGCAATAATGCGCGCGGGCTCGACAGCGTGATCGGGCTCTATGTGCTGAACTCCGCCGCCACCGGCGAGCCGCGCGCGGTCATGGACGGGCGCACCCTCACCGTCTGGCGCACCGCCGCCGCCTCGGCGCTCGCCGCGCGTTATCTCGCGCGGGAGGACGCCTCACGGCTCACCATCATCGGCGCCGGCGCGCTCGCGCCCTATCTCGCCCGCGCCCATGCGAGCGTCCGGCCGATCCGTACGGTGACGATCTGGAACCGCACGCTGGAGCGCGCCGACGCGCTGGCCGCCACGCTGCGCACCGAGGGGTTCGACGCCCGCGCCGAGGCCGATCGCGGCGCGGCCATCGCGGACGCCGACATTGTGAGTTCCGCCACCCTCTCCGCCGCGCCGCTGGTGGAGGGGCGCTATCTCCGGCCCGGCCAGCATGTGGATCTCGTCGGCGGCTTCACGCCGACCATGCGCGAGGCCGATGACGAGGCCATCCGCCGGGCGCGGGTCTATGTCGACACCCGCGCCGGGGCGGGCAAGGAAGCCGGCGACATCGTCATCCCGCTGGCCAGCGGCGTGCTGACGCCGCAGGCCATTCAGGGCGACCTGTTCGAACTCGCCGCCGGCACGGCGCCGCGTCGTGGTGGGGCGGAGGAGATCACCCTGTTCAAATCGGTCGGCACCGCCATCGAGGATCTCGCCGCCGCCGAGCTGGTCTGGAAGGCGCTGAAGGGCTGA